AGGCTCGGCGGCTTTGCCGACGGCGCCCAGGGTGAGCGCGTGCGGGTTCCACACGCCGACGGCTCGCTCGTCGCCACTCCCGTGCAGCCGACGGATGCCCAGGTGCCCGGCCTCCTCACCCTGGCCGATGTCATGGGCACCGGCCACCACGCCGCCGTCTCGGCCGGCGTCACCGACGGCAGTACCGTCGTGGTGGTGGGCGACGGGGCCGTGGGCCTCTGCGCGATCATCGCCGCCAAGCGCCTCGGCGCCTCCCGCATCGTGGCGATGTCCCGGCACGCCGACCGGCAGGCCGTGGCCCGCGAGTTCGGTGCCACGGACATCGTGGAGGAGCGCGGCGACGCGGGCGTCGCGCGCATCCACGAGATGTTCGACGGCGTCGGAGCCGACTGCGTGCTCGAGTGCGTCGGCACCCAGGAATCGATGGACCAGGCGATCCGCTCGGCCCGCCCCGGCGGCATGGTGGGCTACGTGGGCGTGCCCAACGGCGGCGCCGAGCTGCCGATCAAGGCGCTCTTCGGTCGCAACGTCGGCGTGAACGGTGGCGTCGCATCCGTGCGTGCCTACATCGAGGAACTGCTGCCGGAGGTGCTCACCGGCGAGATCGACCCCGGCCGGGTCTTCGACCTGCAGCTGCCGCTCACCGAGGTGGCGCAAGGCTATGCCGCCATGGACGAGCGTCGCGCCATCAAGGTGCTGCTGCGCCCGTAGTCCGCACGGTTTCACAACGAACGCCCCCTCGCTCGATGCGAGGGGGCGTTCGTCATGTGTACGGGATGCGTGGTGCCGAGGTGCACCCAACTGGCAACTCGGGGAACGACCTAGTCGTTGACGAGCAGCACTTCGGAGAGCGGCTTGCGGGTGCGCGGGGCGATCTCGCGTTCGAGCAGCTCCGGGGTGAGCGAGTCGGC
This is a stretch of genomic DNA from Cryobacterium soli. It encodes these proteins:
- a CDS encoding zinc-dependent alcohol dehydrogenase family protein; its protein translation is MRATVIYGERDIRLEEVPNPILSTGGDAIVRVVAACVCGSDLWPYRGVTPTDEPHRIGHEFVGIVDEIGPDVQTIKVGDFVIAPFYDCDNTCINCQNGVSTSCLNGGWWGSDDRLGGFADGAQGERVRVPHADGSLVATPVQPTDAQVPGLLTLADVMGTGHHAAVSAGVTDGSTVVVVGDGAVGLCAIIAAKRLGASRIVAMSRHADRQAVAREFGATDIVEERGDAGVARIHEMFDGVGADCVLECVGTQESMDQAIRSARPGGMVGYVGVPNGGAELPIKALFGRNVGVNGGVASVRAYIEELLPEVLTGEIDPGRVFDLQLPLTEVAQGYAAMDERRAIKVLLRP